One window of Leifsonia sp. AK011 genomic DNA carries:
- a CDS encoding ABC transporter ATP-binding protein, with product MIEFRSVTKSFADGTTAVDDFNLVIPARKTTVLVGSSGSGKTTLLRMINRMVEPSSGSIEIDGADVRDRDAVHLRRSIGYVMQNSGLLPHFKVIDNVATVPVLNGVPRKKAREQALELLDTVGLQRELADRYPSQLSGGQQQRVGVARGLAANPNILLMDEPFGAVDPIVRAELQQETIRLQRDLDKTVVFVTHDIDEAFLLGDQVVILEKGARIAQVGSPTEIVENPASDFVASFIGIEQGKRALSIRRTDRGAILVDGAGRAAGVLVEGEASP from the coding sequence ATGATTGAGTTCCGGTCGGTAACGAAGAGCTTTGCGGACGGCACGACGGCCGTTGACGACTTCAACCTGGTGATCCCCGCACGCAAGACCACCGTTCTGGTCGGCTCCTCGGGGAGCGGCAAGACGACGCTGCTCCGCATGATCAACCGCATGGTCGAACCGAGCTCGGGGTCCATCGAGATCGACGGTGCCGACGTTCGTGATCGGGATGCCGTCCACCTCCGTCGCAGTATCGGCTACGTCATGCAGAACTCGGGCCTGCTGCCTCACTTCAAGGTCATCGACAACGTCGCGACCGTGCCCGTCCTGAACGGTGTGCCCCGCAAGAAGGCGCGTGAGCAGGCACTGGAGCTGCTCGATACCGTCGGCCTCCAGCGCGAGCTCGCCGACCGATACCCGAGCCAGCTCTCCGGCGGGCAGCAGCAGCGAGTGGGAGTAGCACGTGGTCTTGCCGCGAATCCGAACATCTTGCTCATGGACGAGCCTTTCGGTGCAGTCGACCCCATCGTGCGGGCCGAGCTGCAGCAGGAGACCATTCGCCTGCAGCGTGACCTCGACAAGACAGTAGTGTTCGTCACTCACGACATCGACGAGGCGTTCCTCCTCGGTGACCAGGTCGTCATCCTCGAGAAGGGTGCGCGCATCGCGCAGGTCGGCAGCCCGACGGAGATCGTCGAGAATCCGGCGAGCGACTTCGTGGCGAGCTTCATCGGAATCGAGCAGGGCAAGAGGGCCCTCAGCATCCGCCGCACGGATCGGGGTGCCATCCTCGTCGACGGAGCGGGCAGGGCGGCCGGAGTGCTCGTCGAGGGTGAGGCCTCTCCGTGA
- a CDS encoding FAD-binding protein produces MTVGTNWARHYEYRANVLHTPRTIEQLQDVVSRAPRIRALGSRHSFHDLADSAELVSLEALPPAIRIDVESETVSFSGGVRYGELAPVLAQAGWALRNLASLPHISVAGAIATGTHGSGDGNGTLSRAVAGLDIVTASGEIVTMSPADPDFDGAIVSLGSLGVVSSITLDIEPTFEVRQDVYEGLTWTNLLENLDAIMARAYSVSVFTQWQGEDVGRVWLKSVIGERRPPQTLYGATPALGARHPIHDMPTEATTQQGGVPGPWLDRLPHFRMDHTPSVGNELQSEYIVPRRHGVEAVAAIRALSERITPHLHISELRSMAADSLWLSGAYETDALAIHFTWKKEPDAVLPLLELIEETLAPFEARPHWGKLFHAVDRSRYPRLPDFVALAERLDPEGTFRNDFVNTHVF; encoded by the coding sequence ATGACTGTCGGCACGAACTGGGCGCGCCATTACGAGTACCGCGCCAACGTTCTCCACACCCCACGAACGATCGAGCAACTCCAGGACGTCGTATCCAGGGCGCCTCGGATTCGCGCTCTCGGGAGTCGGCACAGCTTCCATGACCTCGCCGATTCGGCAGAACTCGTGAGCCTCGAGGCACTTCCCCCCGCCATTCGCATCGATGTCGAGAGCGAAACGGTGTCGTTCTCCGGTGGCGTTCGTTATGGCGAACTCGCACCGGTGCTCGCCCAGGCAGGGTGGGCGCTGCGCAATCTCGCGTCCCTTCCCCACATCTCCGTGGCCGGAGCCATCGCGACGGGGACCCACGGTTCCGGGGACGGCAATGGCACGCTCAGTCGTGCCGTTGCTGGCCTCGACATCGTCACGGCGAGCGGTGAGATCGTGACCATGTCACCAGCGGACCCCGATTTCGACGGGGCGATCGTCTCGCTCGGATCACTCGGGGTCGTCAGCAGCATCACGCTCGACATCGAGCCGACGTTCGAGGTGCGCCAGGACGTCTACGAGGGGCTCACCTGGACCAACCTTCTCGAGAACCTCGACGCGATCATGGCCCGTGCGTACAGCGTGAGCGTGTTCACGCAGTGGCAGGGCGAGGACGTGGGCCGCGTGTGGCTGAAGTCCGTGATCGGGGAGCGCCGACCACCGCAGACGTTGTACGGTGCGACGCCAGCACTCGGGGCGCGGCATCCGATCCACGACATGCCCACCGAGGCCACCACCCAGCAGGGCGGCGTGCCCGGCCCGTGGCTCGACAGGCTTCCGCACTTCCGGATGGACCACACACCCTCCGTCGGCAACGAACTGCAGAGCGAGTACATCGTTCCGCGACGTCACGGCGTCGAGGCCGTAGCCGCCATTCGGGCGCTCAGCGAGCGGATCACGCCGCACCTGCACATCAGCGAGTTGCGCAGCATGGCGGCGGACTCGCTGTGGCTCAGCGGGGCCTACGAGACGGATGCCCTCGCGATCCACTTCACGTGGAAGAAGGAGCCGGATGCCGTGCTGCCGCTCCTCGAACTGATCGAGGAGACGCTCGCACCCTTCGAGGCCCGCCCGCACTGGGGAAAGCTCTTCCATGCCGTGGACCGCAGCCGCTACCCGCGCCTCCCCGACTTCGTCGCTCTCGCGGAGCGTCTCGACCCCGAAGGCACGTTCCGCAACGACTTCGTGAACACCCACGTGTTCTGA
- a CDS encoding TetR/AcrR family transcriptional regulator, with translation MAAYDTTIELPETRVTLRNEPVQARSAARLGGLLDAAAAIVDEIGFERLTTAMVAERAGASIGTVYRYFPDRIAVLQALGARNLERVLNRVGDEVLKPEHPDWLSALAAAMGILVEAFTSEPGFRGLRVGDAIDLGPAPVERTNKSIIADRMLDGIIVRFGIEDSEELRLRFEAAVEVSDALATRAFHGDPNGDQRYLQIGYEVASMMLIPYLGAVPTEK, from the coding sequence GTGGCCGCGTACGACACCACCATCGAATTACCCGAAACCCGAGTCACCCTGCGCAACGAACCGGTGCAGGCGCGCAGTGCTGCGCGTCTCGGCGGACTTCTCGACGCCGCAGCGGCGATCGTGGACGAGATCGGCTTCGAGCGACTGACGACCGCGATGGTCGCCGAGCGTGCAGGAGCGTCGATCGGTACCGTGTACCGGTACTTCCCCGACCGCATAGCTGTCTTGCAGGCGCTCGGGGCACGCAACCTCGAGCGGGTGCTGAATCGCGTGGGCGACGAGGTACTCAAGCCGGAACATCCGGATTGGCTGTCAGCCCTCGCCGCCGCGATGGGCATCCTCGTCGAGGCATTCACCTCGGAGCCCGGCTTCCGGGGTCTGCGCGTCGGTGATGCGATCGACCTAGGGCCCGCCCCCGTCGAGCGGACCAACAAGTCGATCATCGCCGACCGCATGCTCGACGGAATCATCGTGCGCTTCGGGATCGAGGATTCCGAGGAGCTCCGTCTTCGCTTCGAGGCGGCGGTGGAGGTGTCGGACGCTCTTGCGACTCGCGCATTCCACGGTGACCCGAATGGCGACCAGCGCTATCTGCAGATCGGCTACGAAGTCGCCAGCATGATGCTCATTCCGTATCTGGGAGCGGTCCCCACCGAAAAGTAG
- a CDS encoding UbiA family prenyltransferase — translation MTARMPALLRAAHPLPTVAVTLVAIVLAASAGLDVWRTVLVGLVILANQLSIGLSNDWLDAGRDRETSRADKPVARGELALGTARAVAIGCAAASVVLSLPLGWAAVAAHAVFLASGWVYNAGLKSSVFSVVPYFAGFASLPLFVSLSAEQPVLASPWVVLAGGLLGIAAHGANVLPDLEDDRATGVRGLPHRIGVKATGVLIAAGLAGASASVVFGAGLTGWVPVAGFIASLAVAVVCVWLVWTRPESRVVFRLIMVDALIVVALLAAAGPVA, via the coding sequence ATGACCGCCCGGATGCCCGCGCTGCTGCGTGCCGCGCATCCGCTGCCCACGGTGGCCGTGACCCTCGTGGCCATCGTGCTCGCCGCCAGCGCGGGCCTGGACGTGTGGCGCACCGTTCTCGTCGGGCTCGTCATCCTCGCGAACCAGCTCTCGATCGGCCTCTCCAACGATTGGCTCGACGCCGGTCGCGACCGCGAGACTTCCCGAGCGGACAAGCCCGTGGCGCGGGGGGAACTGGCGCTCGGTACCGCCCGGGCGGTCGCGATCGGGTGCGCGGCGGCATCCGTCGTGCTGAGCCTCCCGCTCGGCTGGGCCGCCGTCGCGGCCCACGCCGTGTTCCTCGCCTCCGGGTGGGTCTACAACGCCGGCCTCAAGAGCAGCGTGTTCTCGGTCGTGCCGTACTTCGCGGGCTTCGCGTCACTCCCGCTCTTTGTCTCGCTCTCCGCCGAACAGCCGGTGCTCGCGTCACCGTGGGTCGTGCTCGCTGGCGGTCTGCTCGGAATCGCTGCGCACGGTGCGAATGTTCTGCCGGACCTGGAGGACGACCGGGCCACGGGGGTTCGCGGATTACCGCACCGCATCGGCGTCAAGGCGACGGGAGTGCTCATCGCTGCTGGGCTGGCCGGGGCATCCGCGAGCGTCGTGTTTGGCGCCGGGCTCACCGGATGGGTTCCTGTCGCCGGCTTCATCGCGAGTCTTGCCGTGGCGGTCGTGTGCGTGTGGCTCGTGTGGACCCGACCGGAGTCACGCGTCGTCTTCCGCCTCATCATGGTCGATGCCCTGATCGTCGTCGCGCTGTTGGCCGCTGCCGGGCCAGTAGCCTGA
- a CDS encoding ABC transporter permease encodes MNWVTNNLPLIWDLTLKHLVLAVPPIVLGFLISIPLGWFAYRFRLTRGLLLTLAGLLYTIPSLALFVILPPLLGISFLSSLNLTIALTLYAIALMSRSVADALASVDPAVRDSATAVGFSSWRRFWVVEFPLAGPVVLAGLRVTAVSTISLVPVGILIGVQSLGYLFTNGYQRNIVAEILVGVIMVVILALAVDALLVLVGRMLMPWAPRRRSRRELVRASSQEPIAGGAA; translated from the coding sequence GTGAACTGGGTCACCAACAACCTCCCACTGATCTGGGATCTGACCCTCAAACACCTCGTGCTGGCGGTCCCGCCCATCGTGCTCGGGTTCCTCATCTCGATCCCTCTCGGCTGGTTCGCCTATCGCTTCCGCCTCACGCGCGGCCTTCTCTTGACCCTCGCTGGCCTTCTGTACACGATCCCGTCGCTTGCGCTCTTCGTGATCCTTCCCCCGCTGCTCGGCATCAGCTTCCTGAGTTCCCTCAACCTGACGATCGCCCTGACGCTCTACGCGATCGCGCTCATGTCGCGTTCAGTGGCGGATGCCCTGGCCAGTGTCGACCCGGCGGTGCGGGATTCGGCGACCGCCGTGGGCTTCAGCTCCTGGCGTCGTTTCTGGGTCGTGGAGTTCCCGCTCGCGGGACCCGTCGTGCTGGCGGGTCTGCGGGTGACTGCCGTCAGCACGATCAGCCTCGTGCCCGTGGGAATCCTCATCGGCGTGCAGAGTCTCGGCTATCTGTTCACGAACGGCTACCAGCGCAACATCGTCGCGGAGATCCTCGTCGGCGTGATCATGGTGGTGATTCTTGCGCTCGCTGTTGACGCCCTTCTGGTGCTCGTTGGACGCATGCTCATGCCGTGGGCACCCCGCAGGCGATCGCGCCGTGAGCTCGTGCGCGCGAGTTCGCAGGAGCCGATTGCGGGAGGCGCGGCATGA
- a CDS encoding ABC transporter substrate-binding protein codes for MFTARNKGRLALGAVVVGAALALSGCATGDPLDPSTDGGSTDTIVIGSQAYYSNEIIAEIYAQALEAEGFTVERKFQIGQRDAYLPSLESGEVDLFPEYTGNLLQFYSPDTTATTSDDVYAELQEVLPEGLVVLDQSSATDQDSYNVTAAFAEENNLTSLVDLAAVSVPLTLGGPAELLERPYGPKGLLEKYNVEVAFQATGDTTVADLLAGTVNIANVYSADPRIETDDLVTLLDPDGLFLASNVVPLANADIADEIAPVINAVSAALTPEGLVALNVQSQVDELSSADIASQWLEANGLG; via the coding sequence ATGTTCACAGCAAGGAACAAAGGCCGACTCGCTCTCGGAGCAGTCGTGGTCGGGGCGGCATTGGCCCTGTCAGGGTGCGCTACAGGTGATCCGCTGGACCCGAGTACGGATGGCGGTTCCACGGACACGATCGTGATCGGGTCCCAGGCCTACTACTCCAACGAGATCATCGCGGAGATCTACGCGCAGGCCCTGGAGGCAGAGGGCTTCACCGTGGAGCGCAAGTTCCAGATCGGCCAGCGCGACGCCTACCTGCCGTCGCTCGAGTCGGGAGAGGTCGACCTCTTCCCCGAGTACACGGGCAACCTGCTCCAGTTCTACTCGCCCGACACGACGGCCACGACGTCCGACGACGTCTACGCCGAGCTCCAGGAGGTGCTCCCCGAGGGCCTCGTGGTTCTCGACCAGTCCTCGGCCACCGACCAGGACTCCTACAACGTGACCGCAGCCTTCGCCGAGGAGAACAACCTCACGTCCCTCGTCGATCTGGCCGCTGTGAGCGTGCCCCTCACTCTCGGTGGCCCCGCGGAGCTTCTCGAGCGTCCGTACGGACCGAAGGGCCTCCTCGAGAAGTACAACGTCGAGGTCGCCTTCCAAGCCACGGGTGACACCACCGTTGCCGACCTTCTCGCGGGTACCGTCAACATCGCCAACGTCTACAGCGCCGACCCGCGCATCGAGACGGACGACCTCGTGACCCTGCTCGACCCGGATGGTCTGTTCCTGGCATCCAACGTCGTTCCGCTCGCGAACGCCGACATCGCCGACGAGATCGCGCCCGTGATCAACGCCGTGAGCGCAGCTCTGACCCCCGAGGGTCTTGTCGCACTCAACGTGCAGTCGCAGGTGGACGAGCTCTCGAGCGCCGACATCGCGTCGCAGTGGCTCGAGGCGAACGGCCTCGGCTAG
- a CDS encoding SOS response-associated peptidase: MCGRFAMDDTVNELITEFVETTGLSPEDWRADWRPSYNIRPTDPVPILLETLVDRSEPEGPTIHRAELAQWWFTPSFAKELRSRHPLFNARSESITEKASFRDAVKRQRAIIPAIGYYETHDDGSAKNPYFIQPPEGLLYFAGLYSWWADPAKEHGDPKRWHLTTTILTREAVGEVAWVHDRTPVTLPKDLIETWVDPKTVGDAAFVGAMVDAATPVAEALEFHRIASPIRGDSPDMIRAI, encoded by the coding sequence ATGTGCGGCAGGTTCGCGATGGATGACACCGTCAATGAACTCATCACCGAGTTCGTGGAGACGACGGGGCTCTCGCCGGAGGATTGGCGCGCCGACTGGAGGCCCTCCTACAACATCCGCCCCACCGATCCCGTGCCGATCCTGCTCGAAACTCTCGTGGACAGGTCCGAGCCCGAGGGCCCCACGATTCACCGTGCGGAGTTGGCCCAGTGGTGGTTCACGCCGAGCTTCGCCAAGGAGTTGCGCAGCAGGCATCCGCTCTTCAACGCGCGCAGCGAGTCGATCACCGAGAAGGCGTCGTTCCGGGACGCGGTCAAGCGACAGCGAGCCATCATCCCCGCGATCGGGTACTACGAGACGCATGACGATGGCTCTGCGAAGAACCCGTACTTCATCCAGCCGCCCGAGGGTCTTCTCTACTTCGCGGGCCTGTACTCGTGGTGGGCCGACCCCGCGAAGGAGCACGGCGACCCCAAGCGCTGGCATCTCACGACGACGATCCTCACTCGCGAGGCCGTCGGCGAGGTCGCGTGGGTCCACGACCGAACGCCCGTCACCCTGCCGAAGGATCTCATCGAGACGTGGGTCGACCCCAAGACCGTCGGTGATGCGGCGTTCGTGGGGGCGATGGTGGATGCCGCGACCCCAGTCGCCGAGGCGCTCGAGTTCCACCGCATCGCCTCGCCCATCCGTGGGGACTCGCCCGACATGATTCGCGCGATCTGA
- a CDS encoding ABC transporter permease produces MNLFAEALAWIFSPDRLVDNVPLPTLIVQHLYFTFLSVIIAAVVAIPVGYLIGHTGRGRELAVGLSGAARAVPSFGLILLLVLVIGVTQKPLAASIAFVLLAIPSILAGAYAGLEQIDRRVIDSARSVGMTEWQVLWKVEIPLGLPLLIGGLRAATLQVVATVTLAAYIGLGGLGLPIIEGLALRRFDQMLGAALVIVVLALALDGLFALLQHLVVPQGVAGSRSKNVRTTPTRRAAVMGTPIQEGKR; encoded by the coding sequence ATGAACCTCTTCGCTGAAGCCCTCGCCTGGATCTTCTCGCCAGACCGGCTCGTGGACAACGTTCCGCTCCCCACGTTGATCGTGCAGCACCTCTACTTCACGTTCCTGTCCGTGATCATCGCCGCCGTGGTTGCCATTCCGGTCGGGTACCTGATCGGCCATACGGGCCGGGGCAGGGAGCTGGCGGTCGGGCTCTCCGGTGCTGCGCGAGCCGTGCCATCCTTCGGTCTCATTCTCCTGTTGGTTCTCGTGATCGGCGTGACCCAGAAGCCTTTGGCGGCATCCATCGCCTTCGTGCTCCTTGCCATTCCCTCGATTCTCGCGGGAGCGTATGCCGGGCTCGAGCAGATCGACAGACGCGTCATTGATTCCGCCCGATCAGTGGGGATGACCGAGTGGCAAGTGTTGTGGAAGGTGGAGATTCCGCTTGGCCTGCCGCTCCTCATCGGTGGCCTTCGTGCCGCCACTCTCCAGGTCGTGGCGACCGTGACGCTCGCCGCGTATATCGGGCTCGGAGGCCTCGGTCTCCCGATCATCGAGGGTTTGGCCCTGCGTCGCTTCGACCAGATGCTCGGAGCCGCGCTCGTAATCGTCGTGCTCGCACTTGCCCTTGACGGCCTCTTCGCGCTCCTGCAGCACCTCGTGGTGCCGCAGGGAGTTGCGGGAAGCCGGTCGAAGAACGTCCGCACTACGCCAACCCGGCGTGCTGCGGTGATGGGGACCCCCATCCAAGAAGGAAAGAGATAA
- a CDS encoding dienelactone hydrolase family protein, with protein sequence MTVSVSDLHDITIDTPVDGASPGLRGVLGVPTGEGPWPAVVVLHEAFGVDEEMRKQVAHLASLGYIALMPDLFTSGGMMKCIRATMKALQTGTGRAYRDIEAARLWLAARDDTTPGIGAIGFCMGGGFAIMTVADFDVAAVNYGILPKDLDAAFEHSCPVVASYGSKDVTLRGAAEKIEVALTRRGIEHDVKEYPGAGHVFLNEELNGPGWLRPIVRVMNFGPKPAAAADAWQRIDAFLRAHLVPTAGRKE encoded by the coding sequence ATGACCGTCTCCGTCAGTGATCTCCACGACATCACCATCGACACGCCCGTGGATGGCGCGAGCCCGGGGCTGCGCGGCGTGCTGGGCGTTCCCACCGGCGAGGGCCCCTGGCCTGCTGTCGTTGTGCTCCACGAGGCGTTCGGTGTCGACGAGGAGATGCGCAAGCAGGTCGCACACCTCGCCTCGCTCGGCTACATCGCGCTCATGCCCGACCTGTTCACCTCGGGCGGGATGATGAAGTGCATCCGCGCGACCATGAAGGCCCTCCAGACAGGAACGGGCAGGGCATACCGCGATATCGAGGCCGCCCGGCTCTGGCTGGCCGCTCGGGATGACACTACTCCCGGAATCGGCGCCATCGGGTTCTGCATGGGCGGCGGCTTCGCCATCATGACCGTCGCCGACTTCGACGTTGCCGCCGTGAACTACGGGATCCTCCCGAAGGATCTCGACGCCGCGTTCGAGCACTCCTGCCCGGTGGTAGCGAGCTACGGGAGCAAGGATGTGACGCTGAGGGGCGCGGCGGAGAAGATCGAGGTGGCGCTCACCCGCCGCGGCATCGAGCACGATGTGAAGGAGTACCCGGGCGCGGGACACGTCTTCCTCAACGAGGAACTGAACGGTCCGGGCTGGCTGCGACCGATCGTGCGTGTGATGAACTTCGGGCCGAAGCCCGCCGCCGCAGCGGACGCATGGCAACGGATCGATGCCTTCCTGCGGGCTCATCTCGTGCCCACCGCCGGCCGGAAGGAATGA
- a CDS encoding App1 family protein, producing MARGKNASAAEPLLHRAARIEDSINAWRERRGRRRGLVTTIIPYAGYGTPSWARILCRVVLSRGAGAPSRAEKVRGWRSFFSIPVDDEVIVTIGGVEHRLQPDRSGIVDSVIDVDLEPGWNTVILATADTDPVTAGIFVVDPAAGFGIISDVDDTVMVTALPRPFLAAWNTFVLDEHARTPVAGMSVLYERLTRANPGAPIIYLSTGAWNVAPTLSRFMSRNLYPRGPMLLTDWGPTHDRFFRSGQEHKRTSLERIAREFPTTKWLLIGDDGQHDEQIYREFALAHPDNVAAIAIRQLSPGEAVFAGGRSSGSAADEVGVPWLAAPDGAGLSEQLVTAGILRV from the coding sequence ATGGCCCGGGGTAAGAACGCGTCCGCGGCCGAGCCGCTCCTTCATCGAGCCGCGCGGATCGAGGACTCGATCAACGCGTGGCGCGAGCGCCGAGGCCGTCGCCGCGGTTTGGTCACCACGATCATCCCGTACGCGGGATACGGCACCCCATCGTGGGCTCGCATCCTGTGCCGGGTTGTCCTCTCGCGCGGGGCGGGCGCACCGAGCCGCGCCGAGAAGGTGCGTGGCTGGCGCAGCTTCTTCAGCATCCCCGTCGACGACGAGGTGATCGTGACGATCGGTGGAGTCGAGCATCGCCTCCAGCCGGACCGGTCGGGCATCGTCGATTCCGTGATCGACGTGGACCTGGAACCCGGATGGAACACCGTCATCCTGGCCACGGCGGACACTGACCCGGTGACCGCCGGCATCTTCGTCGTCGACCCCGCTGCCGGGTTCGGCATCATCTCCGACGTGGATGACACGGTCATGGTCACCGCGCTCCCCCGCCCGTTCCTCGCCGCCTGGAACACCTTCGTGCTCGACGAGCACGCACGAACCCCGGTCGCCGGCATGTCGGTGCTCTACGAGCGCCTCACGCGGGCCAATCCCGGCGCGCCCATCATCTACCTCTCGACGGGGGCATGGAATGTCGCGCCGACCCTCAGCCGGTTCATGAGCAGAAACCTCTACCCGCGCGGGCCGATGCTGCTGACGGACTGGGGCCCGACCCACGACCGGTTCTTCCGTTCCGGCCAGGAGCACAAGCGCACAAGCCTGGAGCGCATCGCCCGGGAGTTCCCCACGACCAAGTGGCTGCTGATCGGCGACGATGGCCAGCACGACGAACAGATCTACCGCGAGTTCGCCCTCGCACACCCCGACAACGTCGCTGCGATCGCCATCCGCCAGCTGTCCCCGGGTGAGGCAGTGTTCGCTGGTGGCCGCAGCAGTGGCAGCGCGGCGGACGAGGTCGGCGTGCCGTGGCTCGCAGCGCCCGACGGGGCCGGGCTCTCCGAGCAGCTCGTAACCGCCGGCATCCTGAGGGTTTAG
- a CDS encoding MFS transporter — protein MTREQRLVLAIAVLASFVAFLDGSVINVALPAMSEELGGGLSTQQWIVDAYLITLGSLILLAGSLSDVFGRIVVLRAGLIGFGVASLAIAVAPSVELVIVLRGVQGIAGALLVPSSLAIILSAFRNGAQARAIGSWTAWTSAAFLAGPFLGGVFVQFLNWRLVFAINVLPIAVTLWLLFILRQRDERKPDARVDIPGAILGIVGLGGPVFALIEQQNFGWGSPVILLPMIIGVLSLIAFVWWQSKAKAPMLPLGLFRIRNFSVGNVSTAFVYSALSISGFIVVIFLQQVAGFTPTLAALAFIPVSIANVALSRFFGGLSARFGPRIFMTVGPILAGIGHLLFLSMGESVNYFTDVLPGVLVFSLGISMTVAPLTAAILGDVPSSEAGIGSAVNNAVARVAGLIGIAMIGVVIMGQLDVPSFHRVLIVTAALLFAGGLISLAGIRNPAHVTQV, from the coding sequence ATGACCAGAGAACAACGGCTGGTGCTCGCCATCGCCGTGCTCGCCTCCTTCGTCGCGTTCCTCGACGGTTCCGTGATCAACGTCGCGCTGCCCGCCATGAGCGAGGAACTCGGGGGCGGGCTCAGCACTCAGCAGTGGATCGTGGACGCCTACCTGATCACGCTCGGGTCCCTCATCCTGCTCGCGGGGTCACTCTCGGATGTCTTCGGCAGGATCGTGGTGCTCCGTGCTGGCCTGATCGGCTTCGGCGTGGCATCCCTCGCCATCGCCGTGGCGCCGAGCGTCGAACTCGTGATCGTGCTGCGCGGTGTGCAGGGGATCGCCGGCGCACTCCTGGTGCCCAGTTCGCTGGCCATCATCCTCTCGGCCTTCCGCAACGGTGCCCAGGCGAGGGCGATCGGTTCGTGGACGGCGTGGACGAGCGCGGCATTCCTCGCCGGACCCTTTTTGGGAGGCGTCTTCGTCCAGTTCCTGAACTGGCGCCTGGTCTTCGCCATCAACGTGCTGCCGATCGCCGTGACGCTCTGGCTCCTCTTCATCCTGCGGCAGCGGGACGAGCGGAAGCCGGACGCCCGCGTCGACATCCCCGGTGCGATCCTCGGAATCGTTGGCCTCGGCGGGCCGGTCTTCGCGCTGATCGAGCAGCAGAACTTCGGGTGGGGGAGCCCCGTCATCCTGCTGCCCATGATCATCGGTGTCCTGAGCCTGATCGCGTTCGTGTGGTGGCAGTCGAAGGCGAAGGCTCCCATGCTCCCGCTCGGCCTGTTCCGCATCCGCAACTTCTCAGTCGGCAACGTCTCAACCGCGTTCGTCTACAGTGCGCTCTCGATCAGCGGATTCATCGTCGTGATCTTCCTCCAGCAGGTTGCGGGGTTCACGCCGACGCTCGCGGCCCTCGCCTTCATCCCCGTCTCGATCGCGAACGTGGCGCTGTCACGATTCTTCGGTGGGCTGAGCGCGCGCTTCGGACCCCGGATCTTCATGACAGTGGGGCCCATCCTCGCGGGCATCGGCCACCTGCTGTTCCTGTCGATGGGGGAGAGCGTCAACTACTTCACCGACGTGCTGCCTGGTGTGCTCGTGTTCTCCCTCGGCATCTCCATGACCGTCGCGCCGCTGACTGCGGCCATCCTCGGCGACGTGCCCTCGAGCGAGGCCGGTATCGGGTCCGCGGTCAACAACGCGGTCGCGCGTGTTGCCGGCCTCATCGGCATCGCCATGATCGGCGTCGTGATCATGGGCCAGCTCGACGTGCCGAGTTTCCACCGCGTGCTCATCGTCACGGCCGCCCTGCTTTTCGCCGGTGGTCTGATCAGCCTCGCGGGCATCCGCAACCCCGCGCACGTGACGCAGGTCTAG